Proteins encoded together in one Xenopus laevis strain J_2021 chromosome 6L, Xenopus_laevis_v10.1, whole genome shotgun sequence window:
- the rbm12b.3.L gene encoding uncharacterized protein LOC379184 isoform X3: MAVVIRLQGLPLVAGSTDIRHFFSGLHIPEGGVHITGGKHGEAFIIFPTDEDARRAMSCSGGFIKKSQIDLFLSSKAEMQHTLEMNRKGNKDLGATPDISKLLNVMKKGIYQKNMVHKSNAEAGFDGKEENVPRPKYQGNEGTMPLKENGYGYVFLNGLPYTADEHDVKEFFHGFDVEDINFCVRQNGDKDGKAYVKFATFQDAKASLSRHKEYIGHRYIFLKLSNEHAWIEAVSKTNRREESVHNNREWSPRFSSKNHSRSPGHGSRSPKMHRTRSRSPHNQQFHLHLLNMPYSVDKKDIKLYFGDPDIPDSQVKFLLDRKGVRTREGFVSVKNEKFYQKCLGLHKGLLNGREVWVYPIAGKDMSELIESTERPQLERNTSEDSSPKRKSRDRSNLKRCMYLRNFPFNVGKSEVQKFFAGFPVDERDIFLLYDSRGVGLGEALVIFPSEHHAILAEGLNQQTFLGTEVLLRRISEEQMKELAAFPEDQNERQSKQSTTYRDEYPEIAEQSFVDSDACGSYDQPQPYRADDFGHVSGSGRRSTERLRSPYNMNQNEQYERFHMGNQNVTDYESGPVNRPSLGGASIRLENVPYTATIEEILDFFHGYNVVPDSVKMDYNSKGTAIVHMENYYEAAAAINELNERPIGPRKVHMSLIRS; encoded by the coding sequence AGAAATCGCAAATTGATCTTTTTCTCAGTAGTAAGGCAGAAATGCAACATACCCTTGAGATGAatagaaaaggaaacaaagatttGGGGGCAACACCTGATATTTCAAAACTGCTGAATGTCATGAAGAAAGGCATTTATCAGAAAAACATGGTCCATAAAAGCAATGCAGAAGCTGGCTTTGATGGGAAGGAAGAAAATGTTCCAAGGCCAAAATATCAAGGGAACGAAGGCACAATGCCATTAAAAGAAAATGGTTATGGTTATGTATTTTTGAATGGGCTTCCATATACAGCAGATGAGCATGATGTTAAAGAATTCTTTCATGGTTTCGATGTGGAAGATATAAACTTTTGTGTTCGTCAAAATGGGGATAAAGATGGaaaagcttatgttaaatttgcCACTTTTCAGGATGCAAAGGCATCTCTTTCACGTCATAAAGAATACATTGGTCAtagatacatatttttaaaactgagCAATGAACATGCGTGGATTGAAGCTGTTAGCAAAACTAATAGAAGGGAGGAGTCCGTTCATAATAATAGGGAATGGTCACCCAGATTTTCTTCAAAAAATCATTCAAGATCTCCAGGTCATGGATCCAGATCTCCAAAGATGCACAGGACAAGGTCGCGCTCACCTCATAATCAGCAGTTCCACTTACACCTCTTAAACATGCCATATTCTGTGGATAAAAAAgatattaaattgtattttggTGATCCAGATATTCCAGATTCACAGGTTAAATTCTTACTTGATAGAAAAGGTGTTCGGACAAGAGAAGGCTTTGTTTCggtcaaaaatgaaaaattttatcagaaatgtcttgGCTTACACAAAGGCCTTTTAAATGGCCGTGAAGTTTGGGTATACCCTATTGCCGGAAAGGACATGTCAGAGTTAATTGAATCCACAGAGCGACCACAGCTAGAAAGAAACACCTCCGAAGACTCTTCTCCAAAGAGAAAATCCAGGGACCGTTCAAACCTAAAGAGATGTATGTATTTGAGAAACTTTCCATTTAATGTTGGTAAAAGTGAAGTTCAAAAATTCTTTGCTGGATTTCCAGTGGATGAACGTGATATTTTTCTGCTGTATGATAGTAGAGGTGTTGGTCTTGGTGAAGCGCTTGTTATCTTTCCTTCGGAACACCACGCTATCCTTGCTGAGGGCTTGAATCAGCAGACCTTCTTGGGAACAGAAGTGTTACTCAGACGTATTTCAGAAGAACAAATGAAAGAACTTGCAGCCTTCCCTGAGGATCAGAACGAGAGACAATCCAAGCAATCAACTACTTATAGAGATGAATATCCAGAAATTGCTGAACAAAGTTTTGTAGATTCTGATGCATGTGGCTCATATGACCAGCCCCAACCTTACAGGGCAGATGACTTTGGACATGTTTCTGGGAGCGGAAGGCGGTCCACGGAAAGGTTAAGAAGCCCATATAATATGAATCAAAATGAGCAGTATGAGAGGTTTCATATGGGAAACCAGAACGTTACAGACTATGAGTCTGGGCCAGTAAATCGGCCAAGTTTAGGTGGAGCATCAATACGTTTGGAAAATGTTCCATATACTGCTACTATTGAAGAAATTTTAGATTTCTTTCATGGTTATAAcgtggttcctgattctgtaaaAATGGATTACAACTCCAAAGGAACAGCTATAGTACATATGGAAAACTATTATGAGGCTGCAGCTGCCATTAATGAACTAAATGAAAGGCCTATTGGACCACGTAAAGTTCATATGAGTCTAATAAGGAGCTAA